A window of the Equus asinus isolate D_3611 breed Donkey chromosome 20, EquAss-T2T_v2, whole genome shotgun sequence genome harbors these coding sequences:
- the PIN1 gene encoding peptidyl-prolyl cis-trans isomerase NIMA-interacting 1: MADEEKLPPGWEKRMSRSSGRVYYFNHITNASQWERPSGNSSSGGGKNGQGEPTRVRCSHLLVKHSQSRRPSSWRQEKITRTKEEALELINGYIQKIKSGEEDFESLASQFSDCSSAKARGDLGAFSRGQMQKPFEDASFALRTGEMSGPVFTDSGIHIILRTE, encoded by the exons ATGGCGGACGAGGAGAAGCTGCCGCCCGGCTGGGAGAAGCGCATGAGCCGAAGCTCAG GCCGGGTGTACTATTTCAATCACATCACCAACGCCAGCCAGTGGGAGCGGCCAAGCGGCAacagcagcagcggcggcggcaaAAATGGACAGGGGGAGCCCACCAGGGTCCGCTGCTCACACCTGCTGGTCAAGCACAGCCAGTCCCGGCGGCCCTCGTCCTGGCGGCAGGAGAAGATTACCCGGACCAAGGAGGAGGCCCTGGAGCTGATCAACG GCTACATCCAGAAGATCAAATCGGGGGAAGAGGACTTCGAATCTCTGGCCTCGCAGTTCAGCGACTGCAGCTCGGCCAAGGCCAGGGGAGACCTCGGTGCCTTCAGCAGAG GTCAGATGCAGAAGCCATTTGAAGATGCCTCCTTCGCGCTGCGGACAGGGGAGATGAGCGGGCCCGTGTTCACGGATTCCGGCATCCACATCATCCTGCGCACCGAGTGA